In Nostoc sp. CENA543, a single genomic region encodes these proteins:
- a CDS encoding iron ABC transporter permease has protein sequence MTRATTASPRNWKIAQLSPLAGLILGIMILLICLVYSVTLGAAEIPLKTIIESFIIFDGSYEHLVIQTVRLPRSLVALLVGSSLAVAGALMQGLTRNPLADPGILGIESGAALAVVTTVFMFGSSSLNVLTMVAFVGAGVTAILVYLLGSLGKGGATPLNLTVAGAALTALISALTTAILIVSQRTLEEIRFWLAGSLAGRDFDILLSALPFVVIGLVVALFLGRQITTMSLGEDVAKGLGQQTTWVKITTGISVVLLAGSSVALAGPIGFIGLVVPHMVRFFIKADYRWILPYSAVVGASLLLIADVAARVLLKPQELPVGVMTALVGAPFFVYLAKSKVKK, from the coding sequence ATGACAAGAGCAACTACAGCATCACCTAGAAACTGGAAAATAGCGCAATTATCACCCTTAGCAGGTCTGATTTTAGGAATAATGATCCTGCTAATTTGCTTAGTTTATAGTGTCACTTTAGGGGCAGCAGAAATACCTTTAAAGACAATTATCGAATCTTTCATCATCTTTGATGGTTCTTATGAACATTTAGTGATTCAGACGGTGAGACTACCGCGATCGCTCGTTGCTCTGCTGGTAGGATCATCCTTGGCAGTCGCCGGTGCATTAATGCAAGGTTTGACACGTAACCCCCTAGCAGATCCCGGTATTTTAGGTATTGAATCAGGAGCCGCGTTAGCTGTAGTTACCACAGTTTTTATGTTTGGTAGCTCCTCTTTGAATGTGTTAACGATGGTGGCTTTTGTAGGTGCTGGGGTGACAGCAATCTTAGTCTACCTTCTTGGTTCTCTGGGAAAGGGAGGCGCAACACCATTAAATCTCACCGTTGCAGGTGCAGCGTTAACGGCTCTAATTTCTGCCCTCACAACTGCTATTTTGATTGTCAGTCAACGCACCTTAGAAGAAATCAGATTTTGGTTAGCGGGTTCTTTGGCTGGAAGAGATTTTGACATCTTATTATCAGCCTTACCTTTTGTCGTCATTGGCTTAGTAGTCGCCTTGTTTCTGGGGAGACAAATTACAACCATGAGTCTGGGTGAAGATGTGGCTAAAGGCTTGGGGCAACAGACAACCTGGGTAAAAATTACAACTGGTATCAGCGTAGTTTTACTGGCGGGAAGTTCCGTTGCGCTTGCCGGGCCAATTGGCTTTATTGGCTTAGTCGTTCCCCATATGGTGAGATTTTTTATCAAAGCTGATTACCGTTGGATTTTACCCTACTCCGCAGTAGTGGGAGCAAGTTTGCTGTTAATTGCAGATGTGGCGGCGCGTGTTTTACTCAAACCCCAGGAATTACCAGTAGGAGTCATGACAGCCTTGGTTGGCGCACCCTTTTTTGTCTACTTGGCTAAATCGAAGGTGAAAAAATGA
- a CDS encoding biopolymer transporter ExbD — MRLQDEPDIPAQINIVPMIDVIFAILTFFIMSTLFLTRSEGLPVNLPKAATSNQQQVPAKITITVDEKGEVSLNRQSVLVDSLAERIRGLLGSSSDVLVVINADERVGHGKVVAVMDQVRLVKGAKLAIATQKR, encoded by the coding sequence ATGCGTCTGCAAGATGAACCCGATATCCCAGCACAGATTAATATTGTGCCGATGATTGATGTGATTTTTGCGATTTTGACGTTTTTTATTATGTCTACGCTGTTTTTGACTCGCTCTGAGGGTTTACCTGTGAATTTACCCAAGGCGGCTACCTCAAATCAACAGCAAGTCCCCGCTAAGATCACAATCACGGTTGATGAAAAAGGGGAAGTTAGTTTGAATCGTCAATCTGTGTTGGTTGATTCTTTAGCTGAACGGATTCGGGGTTTACTTGGTTCTAGTTCAGATGTTTTGGTGGTGATTAATGCTGATGAACGGGTCGGTCATGGTAAGGTTGTTGCTGTGATGGATCAGGTGCGATTGGTTAAGGGTGCTAAATTGGCGATCGCTACTCAAAAGCGGTAG
- a CDS encoding iron ABC transporter permease has product MKLDWLVFRSESISLQIDRRVPPMLLCLAVAIVVAMVMNLGRGEYPISPLDIVKTVLGIDTGNPDHAFVVYNLRLPRTLVAVMVGMALAVAGTIFQGITRNPLADPSIIGINAGASLAAVSVIVLLPSAPIYILPLSAFCGALLMAGLIYSFAWNNGSSPVLFILMGVGLSAIASAFTSLLITFGDIYSVSDALVWLAGSVYGRTWEQVFSFLPWLIVFVPMALILARQLNALNLGDDVAQGLGTRVEWQRGLLVLVGVALAGAAVATAGMIGFVGLIAPHIGRQLVGTNHQGLIPTSALLGGMLVVIADFFGRTMFAPIEIPCGVVTAAIGAPYFLYLLIRNRKK; this is encoded by the coding sequence ATGAAATTGGACTGGCTTGTATTCCGTTCTGAGTCTATATCTTTGCAAATTGACCGCCGTGTACCACCAATGCTGCTATGTTTGGCAGTGGCTATTGTGGTGGCGATGGTGATGAATTTAGGACGGGGTGAATATCCGATTTCTCCCTTAGATATCGTCAAAACTGTCTTGGGTATAGATACAGGCAACCCAGATCATGCTTTTGTCGTTTATAATCTGCGTCTACCCCGTACCCTAGTAGCTGTCATGGTAGGAATGGCTCTGGCGGTTGCTGGGACTATCTTTCAAGGCATCACACGCAACCCCTTAGCTGATCCCAGTATTATTGGAATCAATGCGGGAGCAAGTCTAGCAGCCGTATCGGTCATTGTCTTATTGCCATCAGCACCCATTTACATTTTGCCCTTATCAGCCTTTTGCGGTGCTTTATTGATGGCTGGGTTAATTTACTCCTTCGCTTGGAACAATGGTAGTTCTCCGGTTTTATTTATTTTAATGGGCGTGGGGTTGTCTGCGATCGCCAGCGCATTCACCAGTTTATTAATTACCTTTGGCGATATTTATAGCGTCAGCGATGCCCTGGTGTGGTTAGCGGGTAGTGTTTACGGACGCACCTGGGAACAAGTCTTTTCCTTCTTACCTTGGTTAATCGTTTTTGTCCCGATGGCGTTGATACTAGCTAGACAGTTGAACGCCTTAAATTTGGGGGATGATGTTGCCCAAGGTTTAGGTACTCGTGTGGAATGGCAACGGGGTTTACTGGTGCTAGTGGGTGTCGCCTTAGCTGGTGCAGCAGTCGCCACCGCAGGCATGATTGGTTTTGTAGGATTAATTGCACCCCACATTGGCCGACAGTTAGTCGGTACAAATCATCAAGGACTAATCCCTACCTCTGCATTGTTGGGAGGAATGTTAGTTGTCATCGCAGATTTCTTTGGCAGAACCATGTTTGCACCTATCGAAATTCCTTGTGGAGTGGTGACAGCTGCTATCGGCGCGCCTTATTTTCTCTATTTGTTAATTCGTAATCGGAAAAAATAG
- a CDS encoding AraC family transcriptional regulator, with protein MALLINGMIFVGLRPANANTPTANAEPLAVGAKMQRINTNQVFTMTLTLKQQEWEEMWNTTAPDVTSSSDVQSFEYLFQFPQQFGQGGRKDIEVHPEICLSIFDYDLRENVVVKLPEWEHPLQFSVSLSGTVIDEYGGKLGAGYTCISGGGIQRQMLVKSSKSRHIGINIHMSPDVLRTFFPHHDGETLPQLRLLANGDDWQSLIYPEITTAIEQVVKQMMSCPYQGTTKQIYLQGKVIELMALQLAPILNNQAELAPSPQLKPTTVNRIHQAREILHFRLENPPSLVELAEIVGISDRTLRYGFKALFGTTVFSYLTQKRLERAEELLRHGGVTVAEVANLLGYSHLGHFAAAFKRQFGITPSECLLGKKSISLY; from the coding sequence TTGGCTTTGCTGATTAATGGGATGATTTTTGTCGGACTACGCCCCGCTAACGCTAACACGCCTACCGCTAACGCGGAACCGCTTGCGGTAGGCGCAAAGATGCAAAGAATCAATACTAACCAAGTCTTTACTATGACCCTGACTTTAAAACAGCAAGAATGGGAAGAAATGTGGAATACAACAGCCCCAGATGTTACATCTAGCTCAGATGTGCAATCATTTGAGTATTTATTCCAATTTCCTCAGCAATTTGGTCAAGGTGGAAGAAAAGATATTGAGGTGCATCCAGAAATTTGCTTATCAATTTTTGATTATGATCTGCGTGAAAATGTAGTGGTAAAACTACCAGAGTGGGAACACCCTTTACAATTTAGTGTGAGTCTCTCTGGTACAGTTATCGATGAATATGGCGGGAAGTTGGGAGCAGGGTATACTTGCATTTCTGGGGGTGGGATACAACGTCAGATGTTGGTCAAAAGTTCTAAATCTCGACATATAGGGATAAATATTCATATGTCTCCTGATGTGCTGCGAACTTTTTTCCCCCATCATGATGGTGAAACGCTTCCCCAGTTGCGTTTGCTAGCCAACGGTGATGACTGGCAATCCTTAATCTACCCAGAAATTACGACTGCCATAGAACAAGTAGTCAAGCAAATGATGTCCTGTCCCTACCAGGGAACGACAAAACAGATATATTTGCAAGGAAAAGTCATAGAACTTATGGCTTTGCAGTTAGCTCCTATTTTAAATAACCAAGCAGAACTAGCACCATCACCACAGCTTAAACCCACAACTGTTAACCGCATTCATCAGGCTAGGGAAATTCTGCACTTTCGTTTGGAAAATCCACCATCATTAGTGGAATTAGCAGAAATTGTCGGTATTAGTGATAGAACTTTGCGCTATGGGTTTAAGGCTTTATTTGGTACAACTGTATTTAGTTATCTGACGCAGAAGCGTTTGGAACGTGCCGAAGAACTTCTGCGACATGGTGGGGTGACTGTAGCGGAAGTGGCGAATTTATTGGGTTATTCTCATTTAGGACATTTTGCGGCGGCTTTTAAACGTCAGTTTGGAATTACACCGAGTGAGTGTTTGTTGGGTAAAAAATCTATTTCTCTTTACTAA
- a CDS encoding ABC transporter ATP-binding protein, which translates to MKGLSTKGLSLAYDGAPIIRDLNLVIPHGKVSALVGANGCGKSTLLRGLARLLKPYGGTVYLDGQSIFNLSTKEVAQQLGILPQSPVAPEGLTVRDLVAQGRYPYQNWLQQWSQKDERIVQQALEITDLLTLADRALDTLSGGQRQRAWIAMALAQDTDILLLDEPTTFLDLAHQIEVLDLLYELNQHQQRTIVMVLHDLNQACRYADYLVAVKQGRIFTAGEPKQVMNEEMVKEVFGLECRIVADPVVGTPMCVPIGRKGEMQLQANSCNL; encoded by the coding sequence ATGAAAGGATTATCAACGAAAGGTTTATCTTTAGCTTATGATGGTGCGCCAATTATTCGTGACCTGAATTTGGTAATTCCTCATGGTAAAGTTAGTGCTTTAGTGGGTGCAAATGGTTGTGGTAAATCAACTCTATTACGAGGTTTAGCTAGGTTGCTTAAGCCTTATGGTGGGACAGTTTATTTAGACGGACAATCTATTTTTAATCTTTCTACTAAAGAAGTAGCACAACAATTAGGAATTTTACCTCAAAGTCCGGTTGCACCGGAAGGATTAACAGTTAGAGATTTGGTAGCCCAAGGACGTTATCCTTATCAAAATTGGTTGCAACAGTGGTCACAAAAAGATGAAAGAATTGTCCAACAGGCTTTAGAGATTACAGATTTGTTGACATTGGCAGATAGAGCCTTGGATACTTTATCAGGTGGACAAAGACAACGTGCTTGGATAGCAATGGCACTAGCACAAGATACAGATATTTTATTATTAGATGAACCAACTACTTTTTTAGATTTGGCACATCAAATAGAGGTTTTAGATTTGTTATATGAATTGAACCAGCATCAACAGAGAACTATTGTCATGGTGCTGCATGATTTAAATCAGGCTTGTCGTTATGCAGATTATTTAGTTGCAGTTAAACAAGGCAGAATTTTTACGGCTGGAGAACCAAAACAGGTAATGAATGAGGAAATGGTCAAAGAAGTTTTTGGTTTAGAATGTCGTATTGTTGCTGACCCAGTTGTAGGAACACCAATGTGTGTACCAATAGGACGCAAGGGAGAAATGCAATTACAAGCAAATTCTTGTAATTTGTAG
- a CDS encoding energy transducer TonB, with translation MTFSGIAVEQRSKEAKTLRSFLIYSLIGSVSLHIGVLTFGIGNFFNRNLEIADEPLEVTIVDAPTVTPQPTPEVTPPEPETSVTNPPPVAPAPQAIAPVAISPEKFTPQPVQRLSEPVSKAPKPQPVAPSREVATSQPVKSQPTTPQSASQSSEKLRTLLSGVRDSRASQQGNNNATEGTSSNVLVGSGNGTPVGTNTGTNTGTNTGTNTGTNTGTNSGTNTGTSNTTNSTVATAPSPVRVAPPANNTGNDSPRSGNGRAACRECGTRYPEAARRRGIEGTVKVAVDTDEKGNVTNVRIVNSSGNRDLDEETIRQARNWKLKPSESGRQGVSIATEYAITGSRRYRELQERKRQRQAQARQRSTAASANNEDDNSSNRQSTRAANNTETPTRRRRLSPSSPASETASTTNTRTPESQGTVRSPLLRVRRDSDVTPSSPSSPSTANRRRRRIPTPATQEASSSSASRLRSALRRSRQSAPAQPASEAPASTENNN, from the coding sequence ATGACCTTTTCGGGCATAGCTGTTGAGCAGCGTTCCAAGGAAGCTAAGACTCTCCGGTCTTTTCTGATTTACAGTCTGATTGGTTCGGTATCGTTGCATATTGGTGTCTTAACTTTCGGTATTGGCAATTTCTTCAACAGAAATCTTGAGATTGCTGATGAACCTTTAGAGGTGACGATAGTAGATGCGCCTACTGTCACACCTCAACCTACACCAGAGGTGACTCCACCAGAACCAGAAACATCTGTGACTAATCCCCCTCCAGTCGCACCTGCTCCCCAAGCTATTGCTCCGGTGGCCATATCTCCTGAGAAATTCACACCTCAACCAGTGCAAAGGTTGTCTGAGCCTGTGAGTAAAGCACCCAAACCACAGCCTGTGGCACCATCTCGTGAAGTTGCCACTTCTCAACCTGTTAAATCACAGCCAACAACACCCCAATCTGCAAGTCAAAGCAGTGAAAAGTTAAGAACTTTGTTGAGTGGTGTGAGAGATAGTAGAGCTAGTCAACAAGGCAACAATAACGCTACTGAGGGGACAAGTTCTAATGTGTTGGTAGGTTCTGGTAATGGTACTCCCGTGGGGACTAATACTGGTACTAATACAGGGACTAATACGGGGACTAATACTGGTACTAATACAGGGACTAATAGTGGTACTAATACGGGGACTAGTAATACAACAAATAGTACAGTAGCTACAGCCCCAAGTCCTGTGAGAGTTGCACCCCCAGCTAATAATACAGGGAATGATTCTCCACGTTCTGGAAATGGTCGGGCGGCTTGTCGTGAGTGTGGTACTCGGTATCCAGAGGCGGCGAGAAGAAGAGGGATAGAAGGGACGGTGAAAGTAGCCGTTGATACTGACGAAAAAGGAAATGTGACTAATGTCAGAATTGTGAATTCAAGTGGGAATCGGGATTTGGATGAAGAGACAATCAGACAAGCCCGGAACTGGAAATTAAAGCCTTCAGAGAGTGGTAGACAAGGGGTATCTATTGCCACCGAGTATGCAATTACAGGTTCTCGACGTTATCGGGAGTTACAAGAACGTAAACGACAAAGACAAGCACAGGCTAGACAACGTTCTACTGCTGCTAGTGCCAATAATGAGGACGATAATTCTAGTAATCGCCAAAGTACAAGGGCTGCCAATAATACTGAAACTCCCACTCGACGCAGACGGTTATCTCCCAGTAGTCCTGCATCTGAAACTGCATCTACGACTAATACCAGAACACCTGAAAGTCAAGGAACTGTGAGGAGTCCTTTACTCAGGGTGCGCCGTGATTCTGATGTTACACCTTCTTCTCCATCATCACCGTCTACTGCTAATAGAAGACGGCGCAGAATTCCAACACCAGCTACACAAGAAGCTTCTTCTTCTAGTGCTAGTCGCTTACGTAGTGCTTTGCGTCGTTCTCGTCAGTCTGCTCCTGCTCAACCAGCTTCAGAAGCTCCCGCCTCTACTGAGAATAACAATTAG
- a CDS encoding MotA/TolQ/ExbB proton channel family protein, whose translation MGIKNLFAAGGIVMWPLFGFSILAVALIIERVRFWLKLNNRQGRVIKEVLKLYRLDNVVGAIELLRQNADLPLARVFLAALELEEPTPEEFRLALESEAQAEIPILKRFQNIFDTIIGLAPLLGLLGTVLGLITSFASLDIGDVGGTKTAGVTAGISEALVSTATGLIVAIFTLFFANSFRGLYTRQMALFQEYGGQLELLYRRRYEKGERTYASAR comes from the coding sequence ATGGGAATTAAGAATTTGTTTGCGGCTGGTGGGATTGTGATGTGGCCGCTGTTCGGTTTTTCGATTTTGGCGGTAGCTTTGATTATTGAACGTGTACGTTTTTGGTTGAAATTAAATAATCGTCAAGGTCGTGTGATCAAAGAGGTGTTAAAACTTTATCGTTTAGATAATGTGGTGGGTGCGATTGAACTACTCCGACAAAATGCAGATTTACCTCTGGCTAGGGTGTTTTTAGCGGCTTTGGAGTTGGAAGAACCAACACCGGAGGAGTTTCGTTTGGCTCTCGAAAGTGAGGCGCAGGCGGAGATTCCGATTCTCAAACGTTTTCAGAATATTTTTGATACGATTATTGGTTTAGCACCACTGTTAGGTTTGCTGGGTACAGTGTTGGGTTTGATTACTTCTTTTGCTTCTTTGGATATTGGAGATGTGGGTGGAACGAAAACTGCGGGGGTGACTGCGGGGATCAGTGAGGCTTTGGTTTCAACGGCTACTGGGTTAATTGTTGCTATCTTTACACTATTTTTCGCTAATTCTTTTCGGGGTCTTTATACTCGGCAGATGGCTTTGTTTCAGGAGTATGGTGGACAGTTAGAATTGCTCTATCGTCGCCGCTATGAGAAAGGAGAAAGAACCTATGCGTCTGCAAGATGA